In Mercurialis annua linkage group LG6, ddMerAnnu1.2, whole genome shotgun sequence, the following are encoded in one genomic region:
- the LOC126688262 gene encoding ATP-dependent Clp protease proteolytic subunit 5, chloroplastic: MAHSLVSSSASSLRFSSLVFSPNPSSTPDAHKLPILFEPFHSRKFRNLSSSRKNLKPSAAKAVYSGQSWSPQNTSRQGFWSIRDDLEVPSSPYFPAYANQGQAQGPPPMVHERFQSVISQLFQYRIIRCGGAVDDDMANIIVAQLLYLDAIDPNKDIVMYVNSPGGSVTAGMAIFDTMRHIRPDVSTVCVGLAASMGAFLLSAGTKGKRYSLPNSRIMIHQPLGGAQGGQSDIDIQANEMLHHKANLNGYLAYHTGQSLEKINQDTDRDYFMSAKEAAGYGLIDGVITNPLKALQPLAAAADQQ; encoded by the exons ATGGCTCATTCCTTAGTATCTTCATCGGCTTCCTCTCTCAGATTCAGCTCTCTCGTCTTCTCCCCAAACCCTAGCTCCACTCCCGATGCTCATAAGCTCCCCATTCTCTTTGAGCCCTTCCACTCtag GAAATTCAGAAATTTAAGTAGCAGCAGAAAGAATCTTAAACCTTCAGCAGCAAAGGCTGTTTACTCCGGTCAATCTTGGTCTCCTCAGAACACTTCTCGCCAAGGGTTTTGGTCCATTCG aGATGATTTGGAGGTTCCTTCCTCACCTTACTTCCCGGCATATGCGAATCAAGGGCAAGCACAAGGTCCGCCTCCTATGGTTCATGAGAGATTCCAAAGTGTTATTAGCCAACTTTTTCAATAT AGAATTATACGTTGTGGTGGAGCTGTTGATGATGACATGGCTAATATTATTGTTGCTCAGCTCCTTTATCTTGATGCAATTGATCCTAACAAG GAtatcgtaatgtatgtaaattcTCCAGGAGGATCAGTTACAGCTG gtATGGCAATATTTGACACGATGAGGCATATCCGACCAGATGTATCTACTGTTTGTGTTGGACTTGCAGCTAG TATGGGCGCCTTCCTGCTTAGTGCTGGGACCAAAG GGAAAAGATACAGCTTGCCTAACTCAAGAATAATGATCCATCAGCCCCTTGGTGGAGCTCAAGGTGGGCAATCTGACATAGATATTCAG GCAAATGAAATGTTACATCACAAGGCAAATCTTAATGGGTATCTTGCCTACCACACTGGTCAAAGTCTGGAGAAGATCAATCAGGATACAGACCGTGATTACTTCATGAGTGCAAAAGAAGCTGCAGGCTATGGGCTTATTGACGGTGTTATAACGAATCCTCTCAAAGCTCTCCAGCCACTGGCAGCTGCAGCAGATCAACAATGA